In one Paramormyrops kingsleyae isolate MSU_618 chromosome 18, PKINGS_0.4, whole genome shotgun sequence genomic region, the following are encoded:
- the LOC111837937 gene encoding C-X-C chemokine receptor type 1-like, producing the protein MGTMEDINLTSFPNALEEPWNYNYPNSSGWPSETYCDRISDMHLYEKVILPILYILVLLVGLTGNGLMLAVLLSCGRGSVRITEVYLMHLALADLLLLCTLPFILISNIQGWIFGSFLCKTHHVFRNLSCHCGSVLLACISFDRYIAIVHAVQHLGNRRPLSVHWICAVVWLVCLAFSVPNTMFYYVEEEFPNSTFLMCELFGSDDHTSNWLFASRLIAHLCFFLPLVVMTYCYSAVVFTLCQRGTSREKQGAIRLAMIITIIFLFCWLPYNISLVTESLTIWNIIDLPCEALKLLDKVVVVSESIGYMHSCLNPILYAFLAVKFRRDLLRMLSRSPWLKRHLEADRISSLFTSTRATTTSNSYV; encoded by the coding sequence tTGGAAGAGCCTTGGAATTATAATTATCCAAACTCCAGTGGGTGGCCAAGTGAAACATACTGCGATAGAATATCAGACATGCATCTGTATGAAAAAGTCATCCTACCTATTTTGTATATCTTGGTGCTTCTCGTGGGTTTGACAGGGAATGGCCTGATGCTAGCCGTCCTGCTCAGCTGCGGCAGAGGCAGCGTACGCATCACAGAAGTTTACCTGATGCACCTGGCACTGGCCGACCTGCTCCTCCTCTGCACCTTACCCTTTATCCTGATTTCCAACATCCAAGGTTGGATTTTTGGCAGCTTCTTATGCAAGACGCACCATGTCTTCAGAAACCTCAGCTGTCACTGTGGGAGTGTCCTACTGGCTTGCATCAGCTTCGACCGCTACATAGCCATCGTACACGCTGTGCAGCACCTGGGCAATCGACGTCCTTTGAGCGTACACTGGATCTGCGCCGTGGTCTGGCTAGTCTGTTTGGCTTTCTCTGTACCCAACACAATGTTCTACTATGTCGAGGAAGAATTTCCTAACTCCACTTTCCTAATGTGTGAATTGTTTGGCTCTGATGACCACACCAGCAACTGGCTCTTTGCTTCACGCCTCATTGCCCACTTGTGTTTCTTCCTGCCTTTGGTAGTCATGACCTATTGCTACTCAGCAGTTGTATTCACGCTGTGCCAAAGAGGGACCAGCAGGGAGAAGCAAGGGGCCATCCGTCTCGCCATGATCATCACCATCATTTTCCTGTTTTGCTGGCTTCCTTACAACATATCCCTGGTAACGGAGAGTCTCACCATTTGGAATATTATAGATTTGCCCTGTGAGGCTTTGAAACTGCTTGACAAGGTTGTTGTGGTATCAGAGAGCATCGGCTATATGCACAGCTGCCTTAACCCGATTCTCTACGCCTTCCTGGCAGTTAAATTCCGCCGGGACCTCCTGCGTATGCTGAGTCGCTCTCCCTGGCTAAAACGCCACCTGGAAGCGGATAGGATAAGTTCGCTGTTCACGTCGACGAGAGCAACCACCACAAGCAACAGCTACGTCTGA